Below is a genomic region from Pleuronectes platessa unplaced genomic scaffold, fPlePla1.1 scaffold_75, whole genome shotgun sequence.
ctctccgtgaaggcccggttcagtgaaatgtgactaagaaagagatctaaacacaggaaactgatatacatatgtttcctttgattcctttggagataaccaaaggcaacatgggtaagaacgggaaccaaggatcctttggagataagcataggagtgtttcctttaaagaggatcataggaatgtttcctttttaattactaacgtatatttgatgcagccgagaggtcaatgatgttgtagaagttgttgatgatgaaggaaggattccgaggacccagtactttcagtgtaacaaagtttattacaagaaattacaggtcgggacgggcatctagatacccggagacacacagccaatagtgaaaatctgatttgcagtggtctaaagcacacatatatagggagtttggatccacccatgacttcaggttaaacacatcccacatgggatttctgactataacggcacatttttgtgtctgaggaccaagataagttaatcaaaagacagtccatctgaatccattcatcagctggtcagaaacaattccctagatcaaaggtcatacccaagagttagggaataaataagataaccatcttgaggactctctgagaatgactaagagtccaaaaggcagtcatcatcaatctaagccaagtcattatgttttaagcacacataccaacatgttttagtctaatgaatacacgacattactcagagagagtcccaaatattgcacttccgtaacccctagtatgggacatttctagacattttgctgtaatgtaaagtgcctacaagtgtcccatgtattgtattaccctaacataaaaaagtgtgggacatttccaggcattttgcctcagtgataagtgcctagaagcgtccggctcattctgattggttgggacatttctaggcatttttgcaataatgtaaagcgcctacaaatgtcccatgtattgtatttttccctaacacaaagagtggaacatttctaggcattttcagcactcagggtgttggctttagagtgggtccctgggctcagccatatttggaggttttttctcccgtgttttgtatttttccccatgaaaacgtgtgggacatttctaggcatttttgctatgatgtaaagtgcctagaagtgtcccaagtattgtgtctttccctaacacaaagagtgagacatttctaggcattttcagcactcaggacgggggcctaagtgtgggtccccgggcacggccggtgctggtgctgggtctctccatggaggcccgggtcagcgaaatctgactaagtgtggaatggagaaccaagagcgcgaggatctttaacccaggcacatgggtgataacactcaggacgggggcttaagtgtgggtctgcgggcacggccggtgctggtgcttggtttctccttggaggcccgggtaagcgaaatctgactaagtttggattggagaaccgagagcgcgaggctctttaaccaaggcccatgggtgataacactcaggatgggggcttaagtgtgggtctcagggcacggccggtgctggtgcttggtctctccttggaggcccgggtcaacgaaatctgactaagtttggaatggagaaccaagagcgcgaggctctttaacccaggcccatgggtgataacactcaggacgggggcttaagtgtgggtctcagggcacggccggtgctggtgcttggtctctccttggaggcccgggtcagcgaaatctgattaagtttggaatggagaaccaagagcgcgaggctctttaacccaggcccatgggtgataacactcaggacgggggcttaagtgtgggtctcagggcacggccggtgctggtgcttggtctctccgtgaaggcccggttcagtgaaatgtgactaagaaagagatctaaacacaggaaactgatatacatatgtttcctttgattcctttggagataaccaaaggcaacatgggtaagaacgggaaccaaggatcctttggagataagcataggagtgtttcctttaaagaggatcataggaatgtttcctttttaattactaacgtatatttgatgcagccgagaggtcaatgatgttgtagaagttgttgatgatgaaggaaggattccgaggacccagtactttcagtgtaacaaagtttattacaagaaattacaggtcgggacgggcatctagatacccggagacacacagccaatagtgaaaatctgatttgcagtggtctaaagcacacatatatagggagtttggatccacccatgacttcaggttaaacacatcccacatgggatttctgactataacggcacatttttgtgtctgaggaccaagataagttaatcaaaagacagtccatctgaatccattcatcagctggtcagaaacaattccctatatcaaaggtcatacccaagagttagggaataaataagataaccatcttgaggactctctgagaatgactaagagtccaaaaggcagtcatcatcaatctaagccaagtcattatgttttaagcacacataccaacatgttttagtctaatgaatacacgacattactcagagagagtcccaaatattgcacttccgtaacccctagtacaCTGTAAACCCGAATAAGTAAGCAGTACTCAAAAAAATTGAGGCAATCAATTGCCACAATTTTTTTGAGTTCATAAACTCAAAAGTTTGAGTTAATGGGAGCTTGTATATTTGAAGTTGAAGGTACACATACTTTTTGATTAGTTAAACAAAATGACTGATAAAgcaaaatcaaatatttcagCAACAGTAACTTAAAAATACCCATAAGCAAACTCAAATGTTTTCAGTAACAGTTACTCAAAAATATCCATAAGCCACCTCAAATGTTCAGTAACGGTAActccaaaaaatgtatttacattgcTCAATGCAATAAGTTAGCTGAACTGAATAGTTTAAAGTATAGACACCAAGTATTTTTGTGTTCAATAAACTCAATGTTTATTAGTATATTTTCCAATATTTCCATTTAGTGCAAATCAAAACAGTTGACTTTATGAAACTCCAAAAACTACTAGTACTACCAACTTGTACAATTTCAAACATCAAAGTTAGCCTTTTTTACCCTTCCAAAAGGTTGTCTTGCAAAGACTGCaacaaaaagaatatttaaaaacaaacagacacatttacataaaaaacaacaattgcaAAGGCACAATTGGGGCCATTTTTGTAAACCTTTTAGTCTACATGTAAGGCAGCAGCTACTTTTGGTTTAAATCTACCATAACTCTTATTACAACCCATTTCACAATAATGTTAAAAGGAAACATTGCCACTGCATTTCCGGTAAATATAGGCAATTTGCACAATAAATTCCTTAGTGTGTGCCATATCGCCCTAACTGCTAAATCTGTTGTTCCTGCAttagtgatgtcacagtgatgttGTGGACATGAGCATAGCCTACATAGCTCTGTGAGAGGAAGACCataacatttccttttttcttgatCAATATAGCAGCACTGAGGAAATTATTGCTTGAATGGACAAAATTGACCATAAATACTGCTTCAACATCTACGTAAAAATGgcaatgtttcattttaaaatgtaaaattacaaaGTCAGTGTGTAATTTGTGCAAGGTGGCCAGAAACCTAGAGTACAGCAGAAATTTGAACATCAACAGTAGAACAGTTCAATCAACAcagacaatttacatttttatgttgtGGCTCTTAACAGTGAGACTCCAGAGTCCTCTATTCTTTAAGGCACTCAATTGTCTTGGTCAATTCTTTGGAATATCTGAAATGTGAGGTACATAGATGAGGCCAAAAGTAACCAAGAAGGCATCAGCATGTTTTTCGTTCATGCTCTGCATTTTCATCACAAACTGGgacaaaaaatatttcaatatcaaAAAGAAGAGTTAACAAttaaagtaaacacaaaaatTGCATATGCACATGCTGTGCCATCTGGCTGCAAACCAGTGAGGTAGCAACAAGTGCTTGACAGCTTATAGAGCAGCAATTTTAACATTAATAGTTGAACAACAGCTAACACAGACAGTAACATATTCTTGTTATGGATTAGGCTCTTAACTGAATGAGCCAGATTATTCCATTATTGCTTTTCAGATCTTCCAGTTCTACACATGTCCCATCAAGTCATTCTTCAGCGACTGCAGTCTGGGTGACAATTTACATTCTTCCAGACCAAGTAAAATTTTCTGAGCAAATTCAAAGGTGTTGGTCAGTCCTTTGGGATAGCTGAGATGTAGTGCATAGGTAAGGCCGAACATTACCAGAAAGGCATCAGCGAGTCTCGGGAGGGTGGCCACCACTTCACCCTCTAGGACAACTGAGATTTTCTCTGGTTGGTAGTGAACTCGACTCATTGAATTGTCGCTGATTGTTGTAAGGAGAGCAACTGACGCATCCCCAAAACCTGGCTCATCCAAACCATCCTGAaaaaatttgagagagagatcatATAATTACAATTACATCCACTGAAACACCATGGGCAATAAGTGGGTGGCAAGCAAAACCCTTTGGCATGTCCATAGAAATTTTGACAAgtattgttttataaataaatataaacaaaaattaaaatatgaatgttaAATATAGAATGGGcctgatatttatataattagaCCTACCACACATGTTTGGAAAAATCCGGAGGTATCTTCACGCAGATACACAGGAAGGGCATGGAGAACAGTGGTACGCCTTGAGTGGATATCATGTAATACCTATGGAGATTAAAATTAATGTTGTGAACAAATTTTGATCATGGAACCTATTACTGGCATTACATAAAGAGTTAatttgtgatatatatataattacctGTTCATCATGGACTTTGAAAATGTCAGCCAAAGCATCTGCATTCTTTCCAGTTCTAGAAGCCTTTTGTCGGAATAAAGCCATCAAACGAGGAGTGTGGCGATCAAGTTCGGCATAGAATGTGTTAGACAGGTTCTGGTTAGTTATCCGCTGGAACTCTGCAAACACCTACAATTAAGAAGAGGATAAGGGGcagaacacacagcacagtAATGTTGATTAGTTGATAATACGGTAAAACTACACATAGAATCATTGGCCACCAAATGGAAGATATTAAGATTTGCCTTCATTTGGATTGGATAGGTTAGGGCGGTTGGTAGGAATTGACACCAGACCAGTGTAGCAAGGAACGGCCTTGGGGCGTACACTATTAAGGTTAATTATTTTGAGTTTGTAGTTTGCAGTGATGTTTTCCTGGAACGCATTATActgaaagatgttttttatgtttctaataTTCTGCCCCTCATGTATTTTAATGTGTCGCCCAAAAATTTAATGACATCCAGTTCAGCTCCTCTGCAAACTCAATAAATGTATTGGATTAAATAAGATTGTGCAAGTGTACCCAATAAGGTTACCAGTGAATGCAATATGACATTATTGGCAaagcagaacaggtgaaaaatCAATCCATATTACCTCAGACTGCATGCGAAGAGCAGGCCACAGGTCCAAGAGCTGTTTCACTGGTGGGCAGGACATCACTATTGTCTGTCGCCGCAAGGCGAATGTGGTCTGCATCATCTTACTAATGAGAGGAAGGTTTCTTTCAGTCTTCTTTACTTCTTCAACAATAAGATCCCTCAAATGTTCGAGACTTGAGGAATCTTCTCCTTGGGGGAAGTTTGGCAGAAAGTTAACTTCTGCCCGCTTGGGTCTTTTGATGTTAGTGTGTGAAGGTTCATTGTCAGGGTTTCTtcggcttctttttccagcattTACGGTGACCTCTTTACAGCCGACCCTTCTCATCTTGGTCCTGTAGTTACCCATTTTAAACTTGATGCTGTTTTTCCAGCCATTCCATCCAGTGTCAGATCCTGCTTCCTTCAAACATGGATGTTTGGCCACAAGAGCTTCAGCTGCCTTAGCTAACTCTTTGTCACTTGGGTAAGCCTTAAAACCATATATCGTAGAAGCAAGTTGCTCAAGAATGTCATGCTTTTGGTCTCTAGCCAGCCGAAGAGGGGTTCCATTTTTCTCAAATTCCCTATTGCCTTCTGTAAGCATTACCTcaacaacaaatgaaaatgatggAATCGGAAAAGGACCTGAAGGCCATCTGCTAAGACGTTCCGGTGTTGACATGTCTGAGAGTGTTTCAGCTGATGCAACAGAGCTGGAATCATTTGAAAGGGAAATATGCACAACAGCTTTTTGTGGCAGCTCGTTAATGTCCACTAGTGAAGTGAGTTTcccatcaaaatctggatcttcATAGTGTAAGCTAAAGTCATTGTCCAATTCTAGTTTGTGATTCAAAATGTTGATTAGTTGGTCAACAGAGCTAGGCCGGGagctgagttttaattttataaCACGGTCTGCCTCAATGACACGGAGGATCATTTCTGAAGGTTCAGCTGCCATTGCactaaaaaaaatgaagaaacattGAGGGATTAAAAGATTGCACTTACAAAATACAGACCATACACTGATTGATgcacacatttttgtatttaaaaaaggtatTATTAATAGTTACTTAC
It encodes:
- the LOC128436432 gene encoding uncharacterized protein LOC128436432, encoding MMQTTFALRRQTIVMSCPPVKQLLDLWPALRMQSEVFAEFQRITNQNLSNTFYAELDRHTPRLMALFRQKASRTGKNADALADIFKVHDEQVLHDIHSRRTTVLHALPVYLREDTSGFFQTCVDGLDEPGFGDASVALLTTISDNSMSRVHYQPEKISVVLEGEVVATLPRLADAFLVMFGLTYALHLSYPKGLTNTFEFAQKILLGLEECKLSPRLQSLKNDLMGHV